A single Actinomadura algeriensis DNA region contains:
- a CDS encoding aminoglycoside phosphotransferase family protein, whose product MDLVTHTQALSQPLGTTPGDATLRWVEQCLGKGAEVRMVRPLTGGTAHANHALLVESRSGSAHRLVLRRWTVRDAPGGDPRADAGGQNGQAGPARRTFCETDFSPEREIAALALLAGSDELTTPSLVAADPAGAHCDVPALLITRLPGHPPRPSPDDLSEYLIQLAAALQLVHRLNGAATMPPYVPRNRLDSRVPPVHALRPELWERAFEAASGPAPEAPARFIHRDYHADNTLWSYGRLTGVVDWSDASSGPVAVDVAHMRRGLVVRYGRAAADLFRSTFDMVSGGHAHDPYWDVRCVLELLPEDADRPIDAATVPRLEDYLAKLLADLGR is encoded by the coding sequence ATGGACCTCGTGACCCATACTCAGGCTCTCAGCCAACCGCTCGGCACCACGCCCGGCGACGCGACCCTGCGCTGGGTCGAGCAGTGCCTCGGGAAGGGCGCCGAGGTGCGCATGGTGCGGCCCCTCACCGGCGGCACCGCGCACGCCAACCACGCGCTGCTGGTGGAGAGCCGGTCCGGCAGCGCCCACCGGCTCGTGCTGCGCCGCTGGACGGTCCGGGACGCCCCGGGCGGCGACCCCCGCGCCGACGCGGGCGGCCAGAACGGGCAGGCGGGCCCGGCGCGCCGCACCTTCTGCGAGACCGACTTCTCCCCCGAACGCGAGATCGCCGCGCTCGCCCTGCTCGCCGGATCCGACGAGCTCACGACCCCCTCGCTGGTCGCCGCCGACCCCGCCGGCGCGCACTGCGACGTCCCCGCCCTGCTGATCACCCGGCTGCCCGGCCACCCGCCGCGCCCCTCCCCCGACGACCTGTCGGAGTACCTGATCCAGCTCGCCGCCGCGCTCCAGCTCGTGCACCGGCTGAACGGCGCCGCGACGATGCCGCCGTACGTCCCGCGCAACCGGCTCGACTCGCGCGTGCCCCCCGTGCACGCGCTGCGTCCCGAACTGTGGGAGCGCGCGTTCGAGGCGGCGTCCGGGCCCGCCCCCGAGGCGCCCGCCCGGTTCATCCACCGCGACTACCACGCCGACAACACGCTGTGGTCGTACGGGAGGCTCACCGGCGTCGTCGACTGGTCCGACGCGTCGTCCGGGCCGGTCGCGGTCGACGTCGCGCACATGCGGCGCGGCCTGGTCGTCCGCTACGGGCGGGCCGCCGCCGACCTGTTCCGGTCGACGTTCGACATGGTGTCGGGCGGGCACGCCCACGACCCGTACTGGGACGTCCGGTGCGTCCTGGAGCTGCTGCCCGAGGACGCCGACCGGCCGATCGACGCGGCGACCGTCCCCCGCCTGGAGGACTACCTCGCCAAGCTCCTCGCCGACCTCGGCCGCTGA
- a CDS encoding class I SAM-dependent methyltransferase, whose translation MDLVSFRALRTPSGQDVLAAATGADVGGDGLLATAARLRERHDPQLVAAALTQARLRERAKIKFGADAERMYFTEAGLEQSTRASVAAYRAGRFADRLAGARVLELGCGIGADLVARARAGLTGDGVELDPLTAEVAQANVDTLDVRDRASVRVGDAVEQDPDGYAAVFADPGRRTARGRVFDPRAYEPPLDAVLDLAGRTDAACVKVAPGIPHEAVPVGAEAEWISVGGDVKEAALWLGGLAGDVPGGVPGGVRRRATLLAADGAVAGSLVPRGLGDPDVRAWGRYLYEPDGAVIRAHLVAEVAESVGGGLADPRIAYVTSDEPHATPFAAGYEIEDVLPFSVKRLRAELRRRDVGVLTVKKRGSAVDVDKLRRDLGFGGRRARRGAAALTVVVTRVGRDPVALLARPLARPLAAAREGR comes from the coding sequence ATGGACTTGGTGTCGTTCCGCGCCCTGCGGACCCCCTCCGGCCAGGACGTTCTCGCGGCGGCGACCGGCGCGGACGTCGGCGGGGACGGGCTGCTGGCGACGGCGGCGCGGCTGCGGGAACGGCACGATCCGCAACTGGTGGCGGCCGCGTTGACGCAGGCGCGGCTGCGGGAACGCGCGAAGATCAAGTTCGGTGCGGACGCCGAGCGGATGTACTTCACCGAGGCCGGGCTCGAACAGTCGACGCGGGCGAGTGTGGCGGCGTACCGGGCCGGACGGTTCGCGGACCGCCTGGCAGGCGCGCGCGTACTCGAACTGGGCTGCGGCATCGGCGCCGATCTCGTCGCCCGAGCGCGCGCGGGCCTGACCGGGGACGGCGTGGAACTCGACCCCCTGACGGCGGAGGTCGCGCAGGCGAACGTGGACACGCTGGACGTGCGCGACCGCGCGTCCGTCCGGGTGGGCGACGCCGTCGAGCAGGACCCGGACGGGTACGCGGCCGTGTTCGCCGACCCCGGGCGGCGCACGGCGCGCGGCCGGGTGTTCGACCCGCGCGCGTACGAGCCGCCGCTCGACGCCGTCCTCGACCTGGCCGGACGGACGGACGCCGCGTGCGTGAAGGTCGCGCCGGGGATCCCGCACGAGGCCGTCCCGGTCGGCGCGGAGGCCGAGTGGATCTCGGTCGGCGGCGACGTGAAGGAGGCCGCGCTGTGGCTCGGGGGCCTCGCCGGGGACGTCCCGGGCGGCGTCCCCGGCGGCGTCCGGCGGAGGGCGACGCTGCTGGCCGCGGACGGCGCGGTGGCGGGCTCGCTGGTGCCGCGCGGGCTCGGCGACCCGGACGTCCGCGCGTGGGGGCGTTACCTGTACGAACCGGACGGCGCGGTCATCCGGGCGCACCTGGTGGCGGAGGTCGCGGAGTCGGTCGGCGGCGGGCTCGCCGACCCGCGCATCGCGTACGTGACCTCGGACGAGCCGCACGCGACGCCGTTCGCGGCCGGGTACGAGATCGAGGACGTGCTGCCGTTCTCGGTGAAGCGGCTGCGCGCGGAGCTGCGGCGGCGGGACGTCGGGGTGCTGACGGTGAAGAAGCGCGGGTCGGCCGTGGACGTGGACAAGCTGCGACGCGACCTCGGGTTCGGCGGGCGCAGGGCCCGGCGGGGCGCGGCCGCGCTGACGGTCGTGGTGACGCGCGTCGGGCGGGACCCGGTGGCGCTGCTCGCCCGTCCGCTCGCGCGTCCGCTCGCGGCGGCGCGGGAAGGTCGCTGA
- the tsaD gene encoding tRNA (adenosine(37)-N6)-threonylcarbamoyltransferase complex transferase subunit TsaD produces the protein MIGDSEPLVLGIETSCDETGVGIVRGRTLLADAIASSVEQHARFGGVVPEVASRAHLEAMGPTVERALADAGVTFTDVDAFAVTAGPGLPGALMVGVAAAKAYALSLGKPLYGVNHLAAHVCVDQLEHGPLPKPCVALLVSGGHSSILLVPDVASDVRSLGSTVDDAAGEAFDKVARVLDLGFPGGPVIDRMAREGDPAAIAFPRGKYNDGTYDFSFSGLKTAVARWVEARQRAGEPVPVADVAASFQEAVVDVLVHKALKVCKDNGARDLLIGGGVAANSRLRALAAERCEKAGVRLRVPRPKLCTDNGAMVAALGSELVSSGLAPSELALPADSSLPIETVML, from the coding sequence GTGATCGGGGACTCCGAGCCGCTGGTGCTCGGCATCGAGACCTCGTGCGACGAGACCGGGGTCGGCATCGTCCGGGGACGGACGCTGCTGGCGGACGCGATCGCGTCCAGCGTCGAGCAGCACGCCCGGTTCGGCGGCGTCGTGCCGGAGGTCGCGTCGCGGGCGCACCTGGAGGCGATGGGCCCGACGGTCGAGCGGGCGCTCGCCGACGCGGGCGTCACGTTCACCGACGTCGACGCGTTCGCCGTCACCGCCGGGCCCGGGTTGCCGGGCGCGCTGATGGTCGGGGTGGCGGCCGCGAAGGCGTACGCGCTGTCGCTGGGCAAGCCGCTGTACGGGGTGAACCACCTGGCCGCGCACGTGTGCGTCGACCAGCTCGAACACGGCCCGCTGCCGAAGCCGTGCGTGGCGCTGCTGGTGTCGGGCGGGCACTCGTCGATCCTGCTGGTGCCGGACGTCGCGTCGGACGTCCGGTCGCTGGGCAGCACGGTGGACGACGCGGCGGGCGAGGCGTTCGACAAGGTCGCGCGGGTGCTCGACCTCGGGTTCCCCGGCGGGCCGGTGATCGACCGGATGGCGCGGGAGGGCGACCCGGCGGCGATCGCGTTCCCGCGCGGCAAGTACAACGACGGCACCTACGACTTCTCGTTCTCCGGGCTGAAGACGGCCGTGGCGCGCTGGGTGGAGGCCCGGCAGCGGGCGGGCGAGCCGGTCCCGGTCGCGGACGTCGCGGCGTCGTTCCAGGAGGCCGTGGTGGACGTGCTCGTCCACAAGGCGCTCAAGGTGTGCAAGGACAACGGCGCCCGCGACCTGCTGATCGGCGGCGGGGTCGCCGCGAACTCGCGGCTGCGGGCGCTCGCGGCGGAGCGGTGCGAGAAGGCGGGCGTGCGGCTGCGGGTGCCGCGCCCGAAGCTGTGCACCGACAACGGCGCGATGGTCGCCGCGCTCGGCTCGGAGCTGGTGTCGTCCGGGCTCGCCCCGTCGGAGCTGGCGCTTCCGGCCGACTCCAGCCTCCCGATCGAGACGGTGATGCTGTAG
- a CDS encoding DUF5319 domain-containing protein, whose translation MHDDAPLDPFAGDPDDPAASLGDPGEDTAPLSVTEREDVLADLADLEVFRALLEPLGVRGLTVDCGDCGKPHYIDWDLLHGNLRHLLDEGLPRVHEPALAPDPVDYVSWEYARGYVDGVIDSEEGHDD comes from the coding sequence GTGCACGACGACGCTCCGCTCGACCCGTTCGCCGGAGACCCGGACGACCCGGCGGCGTCGCTCGGCGACCCGGGCGAGGACACCGCCCCGCTCAGCGTGACCGAACGCGAGGACGTCCTCGCCGACCTCGCCGACCTCGAGGTCTTCCGCGCCCTCCTCGAACCCCTGGGCGTCCGCGGCCTCACCGTCGACTGCGGCGACTGTGGCAAACCGCACTACATCGACTGGGACCTCCTCCACGGCAACCTGCGCCACCTCCTCGACGAGGGCCTCCCCCGCGTCCACGAACCGGCCCTCGCCCCCGACCCCGTCGACTACGTCTCGTGGGAGTACGCCCGCGGCTACGTCGACGGCGTCATCGACAGCGAAGAGGGCCACGACGACTGA
- the groES gene encoding co-chaperone GroES, with product MTTATKVTLKPLEDRIVVQPLEAETTTASGLVIPDTAKEKPQEGTVVAVGPGRVDDKGDRVPVDVKVGEVVLYSKYGGTEVKYNNEEYLVLSARDVLAVIEK from the coding sequence GTGACGACCGCCACCAAGGTCACTCTCAAGCCGCTCGAGGACCGCATCGTCGTCCAGCCGCTCGAGGCCGAGACCACCACCGCGTCGGGCCTGGTGATTCCCGACACCGCCAAGGAGAAGCCCCAGGAGGGCACCGTCGTGGCCGTCGGCCCCGGCCGCGTTGACGACAAGGGCGACCGCGTCCCCGTCGACGTCAAGGTCGGCGAGGTCGTGCTGTACAGCAAGTACGGCGGCACCGAGGTGAAGTACAACAACGAGGAGTACCTCGTGCTCTCGGCCCGCGACGTGCTCGCGGTCATCGAGAAGTAA
- the tsaE gene encoding tRNA (adenosine(37)-N6)-threonylcarbamoyltransferase complex ATPase subunit type 1 TsaE, which translates to MHRLGVRLAGLLSPGDLLVLSGDLGAGKTTLTQGIGEGLKVRGPITSPTFVIARVHPSLAGGPPLVHVDAYRLGGFAELDDLDLDASVAESVTVVEWGEGLAEGLADERLEMIISRGDGTDETREVRIVGVGHRWSDLERDL; encoded by the coding sequence ATGCACCGGCTCGGCGTCCGGCTGGCCGGCCTGCTGTCCCCCGGGGACCTGCTGGTCCTGTCGGGGGATCTCGGGGCGGGCAAGACGACGCTGACCCAGGGCATCGGCGAGGGGCTGAAGGTGCGCGGGCCGATCACCTCGCCCACGTTCGTGATCGCGCGGGTCCACCCGTCGCTGGCCGGCGGGCCGCCGCTGGTGCACGTGGACGCCTACCGGCTGGGCGGTTTCGCCGAACTGGACGACCTCGACCTGGACGCGTCCGTCGCCGAATCGGTGACGGTCGTGGAATGGGGGGAAGGGCTCGCCGAGGGCCTTGCCGACGAACGCCTGGAAATGATCATTTCGCGGGGCGACGGTACGGACGAGACGCGCGAAGTAAGGATCGTCGGGGTGGGTCATCGCTGGTCCGACCTGGAGCGGGACCTCTGA
- the groL gene encoding chaperonin GroEL (60 kDa chaperone family; promotes refolding of misfolded polypeptides especially under stressful conditions; forms two stacked rings of heptamers to form a barrel-shaped 14mer; ends can be capped by GroES; misfolded proteins enter the barrel where they are refolded when GroES binds), whose translation MAKILEFDEDARRALERGVNALADAVKVTIGPRGRNVVIDKKFGAPTITNDGVTIAREVELEDPYENLGAQLAKEVATKTNDIAGDGTTTATVLAQALVREGTRNVAAGASPLALKRGMDAAAQYVSDQLLKTSREVASKEEIAHVATISAQDPQIGELIAEAFDKVGKDGVITVEEAHTMGLELEFTEGLQFDKGYLSPHMVTDPERMEAVLEDAYVLIVDGKISNVQEFLPLAEKVAQTKKPLLVVAEDVEGEALALLVANKIRGTFTSVAVKAPGFGDRRKAMLGDMATLTGGQVVSEALGLKLDSIDIDDLGRARRITVTKDNTTVVDGEGSADEINARVNQIKVEIENSDSDWDREKLQERLAKLAGGVCVLRVGAATEVELKEKKHRLEDAISSSRAGIEEGMVSGGGSALVHVAKEGFDAIGLSGDEAVGAEALRRALDEPLRWIAENAGQEGYVVVSKVRDLKPGHGYNAATGEYGDLVAQGVIDPVKVTRSAVTNAASIAGMLLTTEALVVEKPEEDEEPAGGHGHGHGHGH comes from the coding sequence ATGGCGAAGATCCTGGAGTTCGATGAGGACGCTCGCCGGGCTCTTGAGCGCGGCGTCAACGCTCTCGCGGACGCCGTGAAGGTGACGATCGGCCCGCGTGGCCGCAACGTCGTCATCGACAAGAAGTTCGGCGCGCCGACGATCACCAACGACGGCGTCACCATCGCCCGCGAGGTGGAGCTGGAGGACCCCTACGAGAACCTGGGGGCCCAGCTCGCCAAGGAAGTGGCGACCAAGACCAACGACATCGCGGGCGACGGCACCACCACGGCGACCGTCCTCGCGCAGGCGCTGGTCCGTGAGGGCACCCGCAACGTCGCCGCCGGCGCGTCGCCGCTCGCCCTCAAGCGCGGCATGGACGCCGCCGCCCAGTACGTGTCCGACCAGCTGCTGAAGACGTCCCGCGAGGTCGCGTCGAAGGAGGAGATCGCGCACGTCGCGACCATCTCCGCGCAGGACCCGCAGATCGGCGAGCTGATCGCCGAGGCGTTCGACAAGGTCGGCAAGGACGGCGTCATCACCGTCGAGGAGGCCCACACCATGGGCCTCGAGCTGGAGTTCACCGAGGGCCTCCAGTTCGACAAGGGCTACCTGTCCCCGCACATGGTCACCGACCCCGAGCGCATGGAGGCCGTCCTGGAGGACGCCTACGTGCTCATCGTGGACGGCAAGATCTCCAACGTGCAGGAGTTCCTGCCGCTGGCGGAGAAGGTCGCCCAGACCAAGAAGCCGCTGCTGGTCGTGGCCGAGGACGTCGAGGGCGAGGCCCTCGCGCTGCTCGTCGCCAACAAGATCCGCGGCACCTTCACCTCCGTCGCCGTCAAGGCGCCGGGCTTCGGTGACCGCCGCAAGGCGATGCTGGGCGACATGGCCACCCTCACCGGCGGCCAGGTCGTGTCCGAGGCCCTCGGCCTCAAGCTCGACTCGATCGACATCGACGACCTGGGCCGCGCGCGCCGGATCACCGTCACCAAGGACAACACCACCGTCGTCGACGGTGAGGGGTCCGCGGACGAGATCAACGCGCGCGTCAACCAGATCAAGGTCGAGATCGAGAACAGCGACTCCGACTGGGACCGCGAGAAGCTGCAGGAGCGGCTGGCCAAGCTGGCCGGCGGCGTCTGCGTGCTGCGCGTCGGCGCCGCCACCGAGGTGGAGCTGAAGGAGAAGAAGCACCGTCTCGAGGACGCCATCTCCTCCAGCCGCGCCGGCATCGAAGAGGGCATGGTCTCCGGCGGCGGCAGCGCGCTCGTGCACGTCGCCAAGGAGGGCTTCGACGCCATCGGCCTGTCCGGTGACGAGGCCGTCGGCGCCGAGGCGCTGCGCCGCGCGCTCGACGAGCCGCTCCGGTGGATCGCCGAGAACGCCGGCCAGGAGGGCTACGTCGTCGTCTCCAAGGTGCGCGACCTGAAGCCGGGTCACGGCTACAACGCCGCCACCGGCGAGTACGGCGACCTGGTCGCCCAGGGCGTCATCGACCCGGTGAAGGTCACCCGTTCGGCCGTCACCAACGCCGCCTCCATCGCGGGCATGCTGCTCACGACCGAGGCGCTCGTGGTCGAGAAGCCGGAGGAGGACGAGGAGCCCGCCGGCGGGCACGGCCACGGTCACGGCCACGGCCACTGA
- the rimI gene encoding ribosomal protein S18-alanine N-acetyltransferase: protein MSAPDRPGSDGPAPDGLAAPIVLRDMTGADLPTVHRLERLLFPDDAWTEQMLREELAGQPRTRRYVIAESSGGEVVGYAGLASVGGQADVQTIGVAPGRRGAGIGAALLTELIDEAVRRGDEGLFLEVRVDNAPARRLYERFGFEQIGVRERYYQPADVDAAVMYRRLRERPPIGFTREES, encoded by the coding sequence GTGAGCGCCCCCGACCGTCCCGGCTCCGACGGCCCCGCGCCGGACGGGCTCGCGGCGCCGATCGTCCTGCGGGACATGACCGGCGCCGACCTGCCGACCGTCCACCGCCTGGAGCGGCTCCTGTTCCCCGACGACGCGTGGACCGAGCAGATGCTCCGCGAGGAGCTGGCCGGGCAGCCCCGCACCCGCCGGTACGTGATCGCCGAGTCGTCCGGCGGCGAGGTCGTCGGGTACGCGGGCCTGGCGAGCGTGGGCGGGCAGGCGGACGTGCAGACGATCGGCGTCGCGCCCGGCCGGCGCGGCGCGGGGATCGGCGCGGCGTTGCTCACCGAGCTGATCGACGAGGCCGTGCGGCGCGGCGACGAGGGCCTGTTCCTGGAGGTCCGGGTCGACAACGCCCCGGCCCGCCGGCTCTACGAGCGGTTCGGGTTCGAGCAGATCGGCGTCCGGGAGCGCTACTACCAGCCCGCGGACGTGGACGCGGCCGTGATGTACCGGCGGCTGCGGGAACGTCCGCCCATCGGCTTCACCAGGGAGGAATCGTGA
- the tsaB gene encoding tRNA (adenosine(37)-N6)-threonylcarbamoyltransferase complex dimerization subunit type 1 TsaB, which yields MLVLAFDTATAAVTVALYEWVPGEGAACRAESEPPGGAGGPRKHTEQLTPSIARVMADAGAAPDDLSAIAVGVGPGPYTGLRVGLVTARAMGEALSVPVHGVCTLDVLAWETGRDEPFVVATDARRKELYWARYHSARARATEPTVGPPAEVEAQGLPVVGEGAALYFGDAAQEPMLPNAKALAELAIARLSGRRGPDLLPPEPLYLRRPDAKEPGPRKKVTPA from the coding sequence GTGCTGGTCTTGGCTTTCGACACCGCGACCGCCGCGGTCACCGTGGCGCTGTACGAGTGGGTTCCCGGCGAGGGCGCCGCGTGCCGCGCCGAGTCCGAGCCGCCCGGCGGGGCCGGTGGCCCGCGCAAGCACACCGAGCAGCTCACCCCGTCGATCGCGCGGGTGATGGCGGACGCGGGCGCGGCGCCGGACGATCTGAGCGCGATCGCCGTCGGGGTCGGCCCCGGCCCGTACACGGGGCTGCGGGTCGGGCTCGTCACGGCGCGCGCCATGGGCGAGGCCCTCAGCGTGCCGGTGCACGGGGTCTGCACACTGGACGTCCTCGCCTGGGAGACCGGACGCGACGAACCGTTCGTCGTCGCCACGGACGCGCGCCGCAAGGAGCTGTACTGGGCGAGGTACCACTCGGCCCGCGCGCGCGCCACGGAACCCACGGTCGGCCCACCGGCGGAGGTCGAGGCGCAAGGGCTTCCCGTCGTCGGCGAGGGGGCCGCGCTGTACTTCGGCGACGCCGCGCAGGAGCCGATGCTGCCGAACGCGAAGGCCCTCGCGGAGCTGGCCATCGCCCGGCTGTCCGGCCGCCGGGGCCCGGACCTGCTGCCGCCCGAGCCGCTCTACCTGCGCAGGCCCGACGCGAAGGAGCCGGGCCCGCGCAAGAAGGTGACCCCGGCGTGA
- a CDS encoding sigma-70 family RNA polymerase sigma factor, translated as MTEGSHARTMAASAAEFTGGPPPPPRDIGRVRRRPAKPDDGDLKELTALAVQGDPGAIEVLIAEVRPMIVRYCRARLGRVSGQYHIADDVAQEVCIAVLSALPRYRDMGRPFASFVFGIAAHKIADALRSAVRAAVPTEDLPDGPDDRPGPEETVVRHIEAQRARDLLTRLPEQQRELVLLRVVAGLSAEETGNVLGMSAGAVRVAQHRALARLRAMAREESIA; from the coding sequence GTGACCGAGGGAAGCCACGCCCGGACCATGGCCGCGAGCGCAGCCGAGTTCACCGGGGGACCGCCGCCCCCGCCCCGCGACATCGGCCGCGTGAGGCGGCGCCCGGCCAAGCCCGACGACGGCGATCTCAAGGAACTGACCGCACTCGCCGTGCAGGGCGACCCCGGCGCGATCGAAGTGCTGATCGCCGAGGTCCGGCCCATGATCGTCCGGTACTGCCGGGCGCGGCTCGGCCGCGTCTCCGGGCAGTACCACATCGCCGACGACGTGGCGCAGGAAGTGTGCATCGCCGTCCTGTCGGCCCTGCCCCGCTACCGCGACATGGGCCGCCCCTTCGCGTCGTTCGTCTTCGGCATCGCCGCGCACAAGATCGCGGACGCGCTGCGCAGCGCCGTCCGCGCGGCCGTCCCCACCGAGGACCTGCCGGACGGCCCCGACGACCGTCCCGGCCCCGAGGAGACGGTGGTGCGCCACATCGAGGCGCAGCGTGCCCGCGACCTGCTGACACGGCTGCCCGAGCAGCAGCGCGAGCTGGTGCTCCTGCGCGTCGTGGCGGGTCTGTCGGCCGAGGAGACCGGTAATGTACTGGGCATGTCCGCGGGGGCGGTACGGGTCGCGCAGCACCGGGCGCTGGCCCGGCTTCGGGCGATGGCCAGAGAGGAGTCGATCGCTTGA
- a CDS encoding alpha/beta fold hydrolase: MESRTKRRVGIAGAVAGAAAGAGAAAVGLRHLAVGRKRLRPDPDAGEQFGELRGREVAVTAGDGLALHVEVEGPDVADLTVVFCHGFALNQDSWHYQRRDLRERVRMVFWDQRSHGRSGRSVPTRATIDRTGADLEAVLAATVGPDDPVVLVGHSMGGMTIMSLAERRPELFARQVVGIALVNTSCGDMAEMTLGLPMVVAKAVRPLAPGALRGLGRQASLVERARGLGADLAFVVTRKVAFADRRVSPSVVAFLDDMIRDTPIDVIAEFYPSLIGHDKAAALEVLAKVPALVLVGGRDKLTPAAHGRRIAEALPDAELVEVEDAGHVLPLEYPGVVTGGLRRLLGRVRPEIDDVEERTA, encoded by the coding sequence ATGGAGAGCAGGACGAAGCGCAGGGTCGGCATCGCGGGTGCGGTGGCGGGCGCCGCGGCCGGTGCGGGCGCGGCGGCGGTCGGGCTGCGACACCTCGCGGTCGGCCGCAAGCGGCTGCGGCCGGATCCGGACGCGGGCGAGCAGTTCGGCGAGCTGCGCGGCCGCGAGGTGGCCGTGACGGCCGGCGACGGGCTCGCGCTGCACGTCGAGGTGGAGGGCCCGGACGTCGCGGACCTCACCGTCGTGTTCTGCCACGGCTTCGCCCTCAACCAGGATTCGTGGCACTACCAGCGTCGTGACCTGCGCGAACGCGTCCGGATGGTGTTCTGGGATCAGCGCAGCCACGGACGGTCCGGGCGCAGCGTGCCGACGCGCGCGACCATCGACCGGACGGGCGCCGACCTGGAGGCGGTGCTGGCCGCGACGGTCGGGCCGGACGATCCGGTGGTGCTCGTCGGGCATTCGATGGGCGGCATGACGATCATGTCGCTGGCGGAGCGGCGGCCCGAGCTGTTCGCGCGGCAGGTCGTGGGGATCGCGCTGGTCAACACCTCGTGCGGGGACATGGCCGAGATGACGCTGGGCCTGCCGATGGTGGTGGCGAAGGCCGTCCGGCCGCTGGCCCCGGGCGCGCTGCGCGGCCTCGGGCGGCAGGCCTCGCTGGTGGAACGGGCCCGCGGGCTGGGCGCCGACCTGGCGTTCGTCGTGACCCGCAAGGTGGCGTTCGCCGACCGGCGCGTCAGCCCGAGCGTCGTCGCGTTCCTCGACGACATGATCCGGGACACCCCGATCGACGTGATCGCGGAGTTCTATCCGTCGCTGATCGGCCACGACAAGGCGGCGGCGCTGGAGGTGCTGGCGAAGGTCCCGGCGCTGGTGCTGGTGGGCGGCCGCGACAAGCTGACCCCGGCCGCGCACGGCCGCCGCATCGCCGAGGCGCTGCCGGACGCCGAGCTGGTCGAGGTGGAGGACGCCGGGCACGTGCTGCCGCTGGAGTATCCGGGCGTGGTCACCGGCGGGCTGCGGCGGCTGCTCGGCCGCGTCCGTCCCGAGATCGATGATGTGGAGGAGCGTACGGCGTGA